The Pseudonocardia broussonetiae DNA segment CTCCCGTCGTGCCGTCCTGATCGGTGTTGCCGGTCAGCGCGACGGCGGCATCGAGTCCGTCCGTGCGGCTCGATGGGCCGCTGTGCCCGGAACGTGTGCGGCGAAGGGACTGGGGCGGATCCACGAGGAGAACTCACGGATCAGGCCGGTCGCGCCGGCCAGTTCCAACCGGCCACACCGCAGGGCATCGGCGTAGGTGGTCCGGGTGAGGTGGATGTCGACGAGACAGGCGGCGTCGGTCCGCGCCACCAGGTCCTCGGTGTAGCCCGTTCCTCGCGTGCACAGCTCGGAGGCCGGGCGGTGGAGGATCATCCAGTAGTGCTCCTCGGGGCGGTCGCGCAGGTCGACCCGAACGACGACGGTCCGGTCCGGCAGCCGATCCACGTCGACGAGTCTCGTCGTGGCCCACAACACGTAGGCAGGGTCCAGGTGGTGCGGCTCGACCTCGATCCAGCGGGCGCCCCACCGTCCCAGGGCGTCACAGACCGGCTTGAGCTCGCGCCCCATGTCGGTGAGGCTGTACCAGCGTCCGCGGCCGGTCGGGGCAGGCCTGCTGGTGATCACGCCGTTGCGCTCCAGGGTGTCCAGCCTCTGTGCGAGGAGCGCCGTGGAGATCCCGGGGGCACCTTGCCGGATCTCGGTGAAGGTGCGGCACCCGACCAGCAGGTTGCGCACGATGACCGGCGTCCAGCGCTGCGCGAACAGCTCCGCGGCACGCGCGATCGGGCAGAACTGCCCGTAGGTCTGCATCCGCCCAGCGTGGGCCGAGTGCGAGGGCGACACAACTTCAGTTTCTGGGCTTTCCCCACGGCGACCGAGCCAGGAGCCTGGCCTTCGGACAGAGAGGTGGTGGGCCGGATGCTCATTCCGGGGCAGGGACATGTGGTGGCGCCGGGCGAGGGCCGCGTCGTCGACCTCGGCGTCACCAGGATGAGGGTGCTCGCCGCCGGACAGGACGTCACCCGGGGCACGTTCACGCTGGCCGAGTTCAGCGGCGGCGCG contains these protein-coding regions:
- a CDS encoding winged helix-turn-helix transcriptional regulator — translated: MQTYGQFCPIARAAELFAQRWTPVIVRNLLVGCRTFTEIRQGAPGISTALLAQRLDTLERNGVITSRPAPTGRGRWYSLTDMGRELKPVCDALGRWGARWIEVEPHHLDPAYVLWATTRLVDVDRLPDRTVVVRVDLRDRPEEHYWMILHRPASELCTRGTGYTEDLVARTDAACLVDIHLTRTTYADALRCGRLELAGATGLIREFSSWIRPSPFAAHVPGTAAHRAARTDSMPPSR